Below is a window of Enterococcus gilvus ATCC BAA-350 DNA.
CTGCTGCTGCTCAGCGGGGCATATCTATTTCATCTGAATTGGCTTCACCCGCTGATCATCGGGGCTCTGTTTTATCTTAGTCAAAAAATTCTCCCAAACAGCTTAGGTCTGGGAGATCTTTGGGTGATTGGTTTGTGGAGTTTCTTTTTGTCTGGCTACGAACTGCTGCAGATCTTATTCATTGCTTCATTCAGCGGCTTGGCCTTTTTCGCTCTGGAAGCCTTTCGAAAAAAGAAGCCAAAACAGCTTCCTTTTCTCCCCTTTTTGTTTATCGGGCTGCTATTCCTGCTGATCAAAAAGCATTAAGCCTCCCAATGCTGACGAATAAAGCCTTTGCGTCCTGACCCTTCACTATACGCATTGTAGTGCCCAGGATTTTTTTAATAAAAGTCTTGGTGATACTCTTCCGCTGGATAAAAGGGTTGTGCCGGTTCGATTGAAGTCACAATAGGTTCTTTGAAGCGTCCGCTAGCCTGTAATTGTTCCTTCGAAGCTTCGGCCGCTTCTTTTTGTTCCATGGATGCATAAAAAATGGCCGGACGATAAGAATCTCCGCGATCCGCAAATTGTCCAAAAGCGTCTGTCGGATCTGTTTGCTGCCAATAAATATCTACCAATTGCCGATACGAAATAACAGATGGATCAAATGTGATCTCGACTGCCTCTGTGTGACCTGTCGTACCGCTGCAAACTTCTTCGTACGTCGGATTCGGTACGTGCCCGCCTGTATATCCTGAAACCACGGCCTTGATGCCAGGCATTTGGTCGAATGGTTTCACCATACACCAAAAGCAGCCGCCGGCAAAAATTGCTTTTTCTTCTTTCATGAGAGAATCCCCCTTTTGACTTCATCATAACCAATTTGAGAGAAATTGAAACGAATCTGCTCAACCGATTTTTCCAAAATAAAAAAAATAGCGGCTGCCGAAATTTTGGCAGCCGCTATTTTCCTAATAATTGTCCTTATCAATTGGATACAGGATCTTTCCGTAGCCAGTATAATCGTAATGTGTTCCCGCGCTTATTTTGTCTACCTCGCTGTCATCAAAGAATAATTGATTGTCATCGTCTTCATCTAAGTTCGGTAATTTTTTCTTCGTTGGCAGTCCCAACTGTTTCTTCACGACGTTTTGTTCTTCCAATAAATTGTTCAATCCCAGGACTTGGAAGTAAATGTCGTTGATCATCTCACCTTGTCCCTCTACTTGTGTTTGCTTGATATTCTCAGCCGCTGGTGTATAGTCTTTTGCGACAGTCAGCATCTCGTTCCAAGTAAGGTCTGTCCGCACGTAATCTTCTACTGCACGTAAATATTTTTTATATTTTGTCACAGAATCAACGGAGAGGATTTTATGGACAAGCTTTGAAAGGATCTCCCGTTGTCGCGCTTGCCGGCCGACATCTCCTTTTGGATCTTCGTGGCGCATCCGCACATACTCTAATGCGTGCCGGCCATCTAAGATCTGCTCCCCTTTTTTCACATGCACCCCATCTAAGGTAAAGTCGATTTTATTGTCGACTTCGATCCCTCCAACGGCATCTACTAATGTTTTTAATCCCTTCATATTGATCTCAATATAGTGATCCACCGGGACATCCATCATTTTTTGGACAGATTCAATCGCCATTTTTGTTCCGCCCAACGAATACGCCGCATTCAATTTATCATAATAGGTATCCCCTTTGGCAACGTAATTGTTCTCATCGCCTTTATACCCAACGATCTGCGTATAAATGTCTCGATCTAGACTGGTCATCAAGGTTTGTTTTTCTTTCGGATTGATCGTGACCAACATCATCGAATCCGAACGCCCTTGGTATGTTCGTCCCTTGTCTCCCGTATCCGTCCCCATCAAGAGAATAGAAAAAGGCTCGCCGCTTTTTAAATCCACTGCGTCTGATCGCTTGCTCTTATAGTCAATTTTTTTTGTCATTTTAGTGATTGCCTGATCCACATCGTTATTTACTTTCAATAAATAGACAGTGGCGCCTCCGACAAATAGTACAATAATTCCAATGACAATCAAGATGATTTTCTTTGTTCTGCTCATGTAGCACCTCAAAAATTTTTACGTCTCCGTAGAGTTTCCGTCATTTTCTCACAAAAAGACCGTTGGCAATAGCATTTGCCTGATGCTCTAAACGAAATTTAATATCTGTTTAAAGTGACCGCTCTCATTTTGCCAGATACCTTCCTATAATAGCGCGAAAACAAAAAGACCACAAGATTCTTTTGAATCTTGTGGTCTTACATGTTAACTATACCTAGCTTCATAAACGAATTCGTGAAGCCTTTGGATTTAGTTTAATGGATTGTTCAAAGCGTCTTCCGCAGCCATTTGTGCTTCAATATCAGAGATACTGTAAACATTTTCGCTAGCTACAACGACTTCTTTTGGTTCCATGTTACGGTAAGTAGCCATACCTGTACCAGCAGGAATGATCTTACCGATGATAACATTTTCCTTCAATCCAAGTAACGGATCTTTCTTACCGCGAATCGCAGCATCCGTCAAGACACGTGTTGTTTCTTGGAAGGATGCAGCAGATAAGAAGCTGTTTGTTTCCAATGAAGCTTTCGTGATACCAAGCAAGACTGGACGAGATGTCGCAGGTGTGCCGCCAGCAACTAAGGTATTGTAGTTTTGATCTTTAAAGTCAGCAATATCCAGCAATGTACCTGGCAAGATATCTGTGTCACCTGGGTCCATTACGCGGACTTTACGCAACATTTGACGAACCATTACTTCAATATGCTTATCGCCGATTTCTACCCCTTGCATCCGGTAAACACGTTGTACTTCACGAAGCAAGTATGTTTCAACTGAGATCACATCGCGGACTTGCAGCAAGTGTTTCGGATCGATCGAACCTTCTGTCAATCGTGCACCACGGTGGATCATATCCCCTTCAACGACCTTCATACGAGAAGTATACGGAACAGTGTAGGTACGAGTATCGGTTTCACCTTTGACAGTAACTTCCTTCGTACGTGTCGCAGCATCTTCAGCGATCTCAACAACTTCACCCGTCACTTCAGTAATGACAGCTAGACCTTTAGGATTACGTGCTTCGAAGATTTCTTGGACACGAGGAAGACCTTGTGTGATATCATCTCCGGCAACCCCGCCGGTATGGAATGTACGCATGGTCAACTGAGTACCTGGTTCACCGATTGATTGCGCGGCGATCGTACCAACAGCTTCACCAACTTCAACGTCGTCACCAGTCGCCAAGTTGCGGCCGTAACAATGTTTACATACACCATGTTTGGTATTACATGTGAAGACGGAGCGAATCGTTAATTTCTCAACGCCAGCGTCAATTAGACGTCTCGCATCTGCTTCACTGATCAATGCATCTGCAGGCAATAGAACTTCGCCTGTTTCAGGATGTTTTACAGATTTTTGTGTATAACGTCCAACTAAGCGTTCTTCCAAGGATTCGATGATCTCGTTTCCTTCACGAATCGCAGAGATTTCAAGACCACGGTCAGTACCACAATCTTCTTCACGTACGATAACATCTTGGGCAACGTCAACCAAACGACGAGTCAAGTAACCTGAATCGGCTGTCTTCAAGGCAGTATCGGTCATCCCTTTACGCGCCCCGTGAGTCGAGATAAACATTTCCAAGACAGATAGACCTTCACGGAAGTTTGAGATGATCGGCAATTCCATGATTTGTCCATTCGGAGCGGCCATCAATCCACGCATACCAGCAAGCTGAGTAAAGTTGGAGATGTTACCACGGGCTCCAGAATCAGACATCATGAAGATTGGGTTCTTCGCATCTAAGGATTCCATTAGTCGTTGTTGGATTTCATCTTTGGCTGCATTCCAAACGGCAATAACACGTTCATACCGTTCATCATCCGTGATCAATCCACGACGGAATTGTTTCGTGATCGTGCCAACTTGTTTGTGGGCATTGTCGATGATTTCTTGTTTTTCAGCTAGCGCCATGATATCTGCGATACCAACAGTCATACCAGCATGTGTAGAATGTTTATATCCTAAGTCTTTCATACGGTCCAACATCATTGATGTATCAGTGACTTTGAAACGTTTGAAGACTTCAGCGATGATATTCCCAAGATTTTTCTTCTTGAATGGCAAGATGATTTCTTGTTGTTTGATCGCTGCAGGAATATCTGCACCTTTTTCGACAAAGTATTTGTCAGGTGTATATTGTGTCAAGTTGAAATCAGTCGGTTCGTTCAAGTAAGGGAACTCTTGCGGCATGATCTCGTTGAAAATGATTTTCCCAACGGTAGTGATCAGCATACGTTCCTTTTGTTCTTCTGTGAATGGTTTGTCGCCTAATGTATTAGGGTCAACAGCCACGCGTGAATGCAAGTGAACATAGCCATTGCGCCATGCTAAAACAGCTTCATTCATGTCACGGAAGATCATTCCTTCCCCTTCACGGCCTTCTTCTTCCATTGTTAGGTAATAGTTACCTAAGACCATATCTTGAGATGGTGTAACAACGGGTTTTCCGTCTTTAGGGTTCAAGATGTGAGTTGCAGCTAACATCAGCATACGAGCTTCTGCTTGCGCTTCTTCACCTAGAGGTAGATGGACAGCCATTTGGTCACCATCGAAATCGGCATTGTAGGCTTCACACACAAGTGGGTGAAGACGAATGGCACGACCTTCAACTAAGATCGGTTCAAACGCTTGGATACCTAATCTGTGCAATGTAGGTGCCCGGTTCAGTAAAACAGGGTGTTCTTTAATAACTTCTTCTAGAACGTCCCAAACAACGTCTTCTTGACGTTCGATTTTACGTTTCGCATTTTTGATATTTGAGGCAATTTCACGTTGGACTAATTCTTTCATTACGAAAGGTTTGAACAATTCGATCGCCATTTCTTTTGGCAGACCACATTGATACATTTTCAAGAACGGTCCAACAACGATAACGGAACGAGCAGAGTAGTCAACACGTTTACCCAGCAAGTTTTGACGGAAACGACCTTGTTTCCCTTTCAACATGTGAGACAAAGATTTCAATGGACGGTTACCTGGTCCAGTAACTGGGCGACCACGACGACCATTATCGATCAATGCATCCACGGCTTCTTGCAGCATCCGTTTTTCATTTTGAACGATGATGTTTGGTGCATTCAAGTCTAACAAACGTTTCAAACGGTTGTTACGGTTGATGACACGACGGTATAGGTCATTCAAGTCAGAAGTCGCAAAACGACCACCTTCTAATTGAACCATCGGACGTAGATCTGGCGGGATGACAGGGATAACATCCATAACCATCCAGCCTGGCAGGTTGCCAGAAGAACGGAAAGCTTCTAACACATCCAAACGACGAATAGCGCGTGTACGCTTTTGTCCTTGAGCGGTTTTCAACTCTTCTTTTAATTCTGCAGATTCGCCATCTAGATCGACTTGATCTAATAATTGTTTGATGGCTTCGGCACCCATAGCCGCATGAAATTCTTGACCGTATTGATCCCGTTTTTCACGGTATTCACGTTCAGTCAATAATTGTTTCTTTTCTAAACTAGTATTCCCTGCATCGATCACGACATAAGATGCAAAGTAGATGATTTCTTCTAACGCACGTGGACTCATGTCTAACACAAGACCCATCCGAGAAGGAATTCCTTTGAAATACCAGATGTGTGTTACAGGCGCTGCTAATTCAATATGGCCCATACGTTCACGACGAACTTTCGAACGTGTAACTTCGACACCACAACGGTCGCAGACGATTCCTTTATAACGAATCCGTTTGTATTTCCCACAGGCACATTCCCAGTCTTTGGTTGGCCCAAAAATTCTTTCATCGAATAACCCTTCGCGTTCAGGTTTTAGTGTACGGTAGTTAATGGTTTCCGGTTTTTTTACTTCACCGTATGACCAGCTTCTGATTTTTTCAGGAGAAGCCAAACCTATTTGCATACTTTCGAATTTATTTACATCGATCAAAAGGGTTTCCCTCCATTTCATTTTATCGTAAGTCAGCTAACAACTAGCTGACTTACATATGCATAAACGGTGTTCCAGAAGTAGCTTCTTCGGAAATAAGCTGAGCACTTCTGGCACATCCTCTTCAGACAAGTGTGTTGCTTATAAGTCTTCGGCAGTTTCGATTTCTTGGATCAAGTCAGATTTTTGTTCCGCTTTTTCAGCAGCAGCTTGCTCTTCCACTTGTTTTGCAGATTGTTGCTGTTCTGCATACTTCGTTAAGGCATCCACTGTGATCAAGTCATCATCATCGTCATCCATGTCTCGCAACTCGATTTCTTTGTCATTAATATCTAAGACTTGCATATCTAAACCAAGAGCTTGTAATTCTTTCACCAATACACGGAAAGATTCAGGCACGCCTGGTTTTGGAATAGGTTCACCTTTGACGATGGCTTCGTAAGTTTTTACACGACCAACCACATCATCTGATTTGTAAGTCAAGATTTCTTGTAACGTATACGCAGCACCGTAAGCTTCCAGTGCCCAAACTTCCATTTCCCCGAAACGTTGTCCACCAAATTGTGCTTTACCACCCAATGGTTGTTGTGTAACAAGAGAGTAAGGTCCAATTGAACGAGCGTGCAATTTATCATCGACCATGTGGGCCAATTTGATCATGTACATCACTCCGACAGAAATACGGTTATCGAATGGTTCACCTGTACGTCCATCATAAAGGACAGTCTTAGCGTCTGCCGCCATACGAGATTCACGTACTGTTTCCCAAACATCGCTATCTTGCGCACCATCGA
It encodes the following:
- the rpoC gene encoding DNA-directed RNA polymerase subunit beta', whose protein sequence is MIDVNKFESMQIGLASPEKIRSWSYGEVKKPETINYRTLKPEREGLFDERIFGPTKDWECACGKYKRIRYKGIVCDRCGVEVTRSKVRRERMGHIELAAPVTHIWYFKGIPSRMGLVLDMSPRALEEIIYFASYVVIDAGNTSLEKKQLLTEREYREKRDQYGQEFHAAMGAEAIKQLLDQVDLDGESAELKEELKTAQGQKRTRAIRRLDVLEAFRSSGNLPGWMVMDVIPVIPPDLRPMVQLEGGRFATSDLNDLYRRVINRNNRLKRLLDLNAPNIIVQNEKRMLQEAVDALIDNGRRGRPVTGPGNRPLKSLSHMLKGKQGRFRQNLLGKRVDYSARSVIVVGPFLKMYQCGLPKEMAIELFKPFVMKELVQREIASNIKNAKRKIERQEDVVWDVLEEVIKEHPVLLNRAPTLHRLGIQAFEPILVEGRAIRLHPLVCEAYNADFDGDQMAVHLPLGEEAQAEARMLMLAATHILNPKDGKPVVTPSQDMVLGNYYLTMEEEGREGEGMIFRDMNEAVLAWRNGYVHLHSRVAVDPNTLGDKPFTEEQKERMLITTVGKIIFNEIMPQEFPYLNEPTDFNLTQYTPDKYFVEKGADIPAAIKQQEIILPFKKKNLGNIIAEVFKRFKVTDTSMMLDRMKDLGYKHSTHAGMTVGIADIMALAEKQEIIDNAHKQVGTITKQFRRGLITDDERYERVIAVWNAAKDEIQQRLMESLDAKNPIFMMSDSGARGNISNFTQLAGMRGLMAAPNGQIMELPIISNFREGLSVLEMFISTHGARKGMTDTALKTADSGYLTRRLVDVAQDVIVREEDCGTDRGLEISAIREGNEIIESLEERLVGRYTQKSVKHPETGEVLLPADALISEADARRLIDAGVEKLTIRSVFTCNTKHGVCKHCYGRNLATGDDVEVGEAVGTIAAQSIGEPGTQLTMRTFHTGGVAGDDITQGLPRVQEIFEARNPKGLAVITEVTGEVVEIAEDAATRTKEVTVKGETDTRTYTVPYTSRMKVVEGDMIHRGARLTEGSIDPKHLLQVRDVISVETYLLREVQRVYRMQGVEIGDKHIEVMVRQMLRKVRVMDPGDTDILPGTLLDIADFKDQNYNTLVAGGTPATSRPVLLGITKASLETNSFLSAASFQETTRVLTDAAIRGKKDPLLGLKENVIIGKIIPAGTGMATYRNMEPKEVVVASENVYSISDIEAQMAAEDALNNPLN
- a CDS encoding LCP family protein, producing MSRTKKIILIVIGIIVLFVGGATVYLLKVNNDVDQAITKMTKKIDYKSKRSDAVDLKSGEPFSILLMGTDTGDKGRTYQGRSDSMMLVTINPKEKQTLMTSLDRDIYTQIVGYKGDENNYVAKGDTYYDKLNAAYSLGGTKMAIESVQKMMDVPVDHYIEINMKGLKTLVDAVGGIEVDNKIDFTLDGVHVKKGEQILDGRHALEYVRMRHEDPKGDVGRQARQREILSKLVHKILSVDSVTKYKKYLRAVEDYVRTDLTWNEMLTVAKDYTPAAENIKQTQVEGQGEMINDIYFQVLGLNNLLEEQNVVKKQLGLPTKKKLPNLDEDDDNQLFFDDSEVDKISAGTHYDYTGYGKILYPIDKDNY